Proteins encoded together in one Ipomoea triloba cultivar NCNSP0323 chromosome 4, ASM357664v1 window:
- the LOC116017280 gene encoding apyrase-like: protein MKHTSHHLLFISLALLLFFPLACFSRPHLRRVLLSHETGSYAVIFDAGSTGSRVHVFHFDESLDLLPIGDGVEFFLKTTPGLSSYADDPEAAAKSLEPLLLEAEGVVPTELQPDTPLELGATAGLRMLDGDASDKILQAVRDMFKNESNFKYKAEWVSILEGTQEGTYFWVAMNYLLGNFGKGYQNTIATIDLGGGSVQVSYAISGDTFANAPTPQDGEEPYVQEKYILGAQYYLYVHSYLNYGQLASRAEMFKASGNSTNPCVLEGYDGYYTYNGVSYKVTAPPNGASLKNCRKLVRKVVDFRAPCKYKNCTFNGVWSGGEGAGMENVYISSFFYDIAADVGIIDQEKASKIVKPRSYLVAAKLACETKFEDVKSTFPNAVEKDYPYLCMDLVYQYTLLVDGLGLHPYKEITLMKEVEYKNYMVEAAWPLGCAIDVISSSANKLLSKY, encoded by the exons ATGAAACACACTAGTCATCATCTTCTCTTCATATCATTAGCACTACTACTCTTCTTCCCCCTTGCTTGTTTCTCAAGGCCTCATCTTCGGCGTGTGCTATTGAGCCACGAAACCGGTAGCTACGCCGTTATATTTGACGCCGGAAGCACTGGCAGCAGAGTTCATGTCTTCCATTTTGATGAAAGTTTAGATCTTCTCCCTATCGGCGATGGGGTTGAATTTTTCCTCAAG ACAACCCCAGGGTTGAGTTCATACGCAGATGATCCAGAAGCAGCTGCTAAGTCCCTTGAGCCACTCCTTCTAGAAGCAGAAGGAGTTGTACCAACTGAGTTGCAACCTGATACACCACTTGAGCTTGGG GCAACTGCAGGGCTTAGGATGCTAGACGGAGATGCATCTGATAAAATTTTGCAAGCG GTGAGAGATATGTTCAAGAATGAAAGCAATTTCAAGTACAAGGCAGAATGGGTTTCAATTCTTGAAGGAACTCAAGAAGGCACTTACTTTtgg GTTGCTATGAATTATTTGTTAGGAAATTTTGGCAAAGGGTACCAAAACACCATAGCAACAATTGACCTTGGTGGTGGATCAGTGCAAGTGTCATATGCTATCTCAGGTGACACTTTTGCAAATGCACCCACACCTCAAGATGGAGAAGAGCCTTATgttcaagaaaaatatattttgggAGCCCAATACTATCTCTATGTTCACAG TTATTTGAACTACGGACAATTAGCAAGCCGAGCTGAGATGTTCAAGGCTTCAGGAAACTCTACCAATCCTTGTGTTTTAGAAGGTTATGATG GTTACTACACATACAATGGTGTGTCGTACAAAGTTACAGCTCCACCAAATGGTGCAAGCTTGAAGAATTGCAGGAAATTAGTCAGAAAAGTGGTTGATTTCAGGGCACCCTGTAAGTATAAGAATTGCACATTCAATGGGGTGTGGAGTGGTGGAGAAGGGGCTGGAATGGAGAACGTCTACATTTCCTCATTTTTCTATGATATAGCCGCTGAT GTCGGTATTATTGATCAAGAAAAGgcatctaaaattgttaagccAAGATCGTACCTAGTGGCAGCAAAGTTAGCTTGTGAAACTAAATTTGAAGATGTGAAGTCTACATTTCCTAATGCAGTGGAAAAAGATTATCCATACTTATGCATGGATTTGGTGTACCAATACACATTGCTCGTGGATGGACTTG GCCTACACCCTTACAAGGAGATTACTTTGATGAAGGAAGTTGAGTATAAAAACTATATGGTTGAAGCAGCTTGGCCTCTTGGTTGCGCCATTGACGTGATCTCATCTTCTGCTAACAAGCTATTATCGAAATATTAA
- the LOC116017226 gene encoding apyrase-like, whose protein sequence is MVKMLMINQTNCHLLFISFTLLLLPLACFSTSHVRRVLLSHEADSYAVIFDAGSTGSRVHVFRFNQNLDLLPIGDDVEFFVKTSPGLSSYADDPEAAAKSLEPLLQEAEGVVPAELQPDTPLELGATAGLRMLNGNAADEILQAVRDMLKNESNFKYKAEWVSILNGTQEGSYFWVALNYLLGNLGKDYQKTIATIDLGGGSVQMSYAISRDTFVDAPIPDNGEEPYVQEKYLLGANYYLYVHSYLNYGLLAGRVEVLKTSANSTNVCILEGYDGYYTYNGVSYKAKAPPSGASLKNCRKLARKVVDFRAPCKYQNCTFNGVWSGSGGAGMENVYISSYFYDIASQVGIVDRSTTPSKIVKPRAYLEAAKVVCATNYNDMKSTFPKAEEEFYPYLCLDLVYQYTLLVDGFGLHPRKEITVITEVEYKNYMVGAAWPLGCAIDVISSSANKLLSKY, encoded by the exons ATGGTGAAGATGCTGATGATCAATCAAACTAATTGTCATCTTCTCTTCATATCCTTTACACTTCTCCTCTTGCCCCTGGCTTGTTTCTCCACGTCTCATGTCCGGCGAGTGCTCCTCAGCCACGAAGCCGATAGCTACGCCGTTATATTTGACGCCGGCAGCACCGGCAGCAGGGTCCATGTTTTCCGTTTTAACCAAAACTTGGATCTCCTCCCCATCGGCGATGACGTTGAGTTTTTTGTCAAG ACATCCCCAGGGTTGAGTTCATATGCAGATGATCCAGAAGCAGCTGCCAAGTCCCTTGAGCCACTCCTACAAGAAGCAGAAGGTGTTGTACCAGCTGAGTTGCAACCTGACACACCACTTGAACTAGGG GCAACTGCAGGGCTTAGGATGTTAAATGGAAACGCAGCTGATGAAATTCTGCAAGCA GTGAGAGATATGTTGAAGAATGAAAGCAATTTCAAGTACAAGGCTGAATGGGTTTCCATTCTTAATGGAACACAAGAGGGCTCTTACTTTTgg GTTGCCCTGAATTATTTGTTGGGGAATTTGGGGAAAGATTACCAAAAAACCATAGCAACAATTGACCTTGGTGGTGGATCAGTCCAAATGTCATATGCTATCTCAAGGGACACTTTTGTTGATGCACCCATACCCGATAATGGAGAAGAACCTTATGTGCAGGAAAAATATCTCTTGGGGGCAAATTACTACCTCTATGTACACAG TTATTTGAACTACGGGCTATTAGCAGGTCGCGTTGAAGTCTTAAAAACATCAGCAAACTCTACCAATGTTTGTATTTTAGAAGGTTATGATG GTTACTACACATACAATGGTGTTTCATACAAAGCAAAAGCTCCACCAAGTGGTGCTAGCTTGAAGAACTGCAGGAAATTAGCTAGAAAAGTGGTTGATTTTAGGGCACCTTGTAAGTATCAGAATTGCACATTCAATGGGGTGTGGAGTGGTAGTGGAGGGGCCGGAATGGAAAATGTCTACATTTCATCGTATTTCTATGATATAGCATCTCAG GTTGGTATTGTTGACCGGTCAACGACGCCCTCTAAAATAGTTAAGCCAAGAGCATACCTAGAAGCAGCAAAGGTAGTTTGTGCAACCAACTATAATGATATGAAGTCTACTTTTCCTAAAGCAGAAGAGGAATTTTATCCATACTTGTGCTTGGATTTGGTATACCAATACACATTGCTCGTGGATGGATTTG GTCTACATCCTAGGAAGGAGATTACGGTGATAACTGAAGTTGAGTACAAAAACTACATGGTTGGAGCAGCTTGGCCCCTTGGTTGCGCCATTGACGTGATCTCATCGTCAGCTAATAAATTGTTATCAAAATATTAA